One segment of Candidatus Dormiibacterota bacterium DNA contains the following:
- the rplA gene encoding 50S ribosomal protein L1 encodes MPHSYGKKYREAASQIEAHRLYDPQDAVTLVRQTSPVKFDATVEAHVRLGVDPRHADQMVRSSALLPHGTGRQRRIAVFAMGDKMREALEAGADIVGGEDLVKKVQAGEIDFDVALATPDIMGQVGRLGKILGPRGMMPNPKSGTVTFDIAKAVRDVQGGRVEFRVDRFGIVHVPVGKVSFDDSKLRDNFATLMEAIVKAKPAAAKGTYVKTVTLTSTMGPGVKVDAQQAARLTVG; translated from the coding sequence ATGCCACACAGCTACGGAAAGAAGTACCGCGAGGCCGCCAGCCAGATCGAGGCGCACCGCCTCTACGACCCCCAGGATGCGGTCACCCTGGTGCGCCAGACCTCGCCGGTCAAGTTCGACGCCACCGTCGAGGCGCACGTCCGCCTCGGCGTCGACCCGCGTCACGCCGACCAGATGGTGCGCAGCAGCGCGCTCCTGCCCCACGGCACCGGCCGGCAGCGGCGCATCGCCGTGTTCGCCATGGGCGACAAGATGCGCGAGGCGCTCGAGGCCGGCGCCGACATCGTCGGCGGCGAGGACCTGGTCAAGAAGGTGCAGGCGGGGGAGATCGACTTCGACGTCGCCCTCGCCACCCCGGACATCATGGGTCAGGTGGGCCGGCTCGGAAAGATCCTCGGCCCCCGCGGGATGATGCCCAACCCGAAGTCGGGGACGGTCACCTTCGACATCGCCAAGGCGGTGCGTGACGTCCAGGGCGGCCGCGTCGAGTTCCGCGTCGACCGCTTCGGCATCGTCCACGTGCCCGTCGGCAAGGTGTCGTTCGACGACTCCAAGCTGCGCGACAACTTCGCCACCCTGATGGAGGCGATCGTCAAGGCGAAGCCGGCGGCGGCCAAGGGCACCTACGTGAAGACGGTGACGCTCACCTCGACGATGGGCCCGGGGGTCAAGGTCGACGCGCAGCAGGCCGCGCGGCTCACCGTGGGATAG
- the rplK gene encoding 50S ribosomal protein L11, translated as MGKKKVKTVIRLQIVAGKATPAPPVGTALGPHGLNIMEFCRTYNERTAAQAGTVIPAEITVYEDRTFTFITKTPPAYDLLKQAAGVDKGSAKPNRDKVGTVTRDQVREIAELKMKDLNAFEIESAMRVIEGTARSMGLVVV; from the coding sequence ATGGGAAAGAAGAAGGTCAAGACCGTCATCCGCCTGCAGATCGTCGCGGGCAAGGCCACACCGGCGCCCCCGGTGGGCACCGCGCTCGGCCCTCACGGCCTGAACATCATGGAGTTCTGCCGCACCTACAACGAGCGCACCGCGGCCCAGGCGGGCACGGTGATCCCCGCGGAGATCACCGTCTACGAGGACCGCACCTTCACCTTCATCACCAAGACGCCCCCGGCCTACGACCTGCTCAAGCAGGCCGCCGGGGTCGACAAGGGGTCGGCCAAGCCGAACCGCGACAAGGTGGGGACCGTCACCCGCGACCAGGTGCGCGAGATCGCCGAGCTCAAGATGAAGGACCTCAACGCCTTCGAGATCGAGTCGGCGATGCGCGTCATCGAGGGCACCGCCCGGTCGATGGGCCTGGTCGTCGTCTAG
- the nusG gene encoding transcription termination/antitermination protein NusG codes for MAEIAAETRTPPTEAKWYVVHAYSGHEEKVRANLLKRVESMDMSDKIFDVLVPTEEVIEIKDGQRRKVARRIFPGYILVNMVMSDESWYVVRNTPGVTSFVGSGNKPVPLQEHEIRSIIKTKEAVAQKVTVEYQTGENVRVVDGPFTDFHGKVVEIDPSKGKLKVLVNMFGRETPVELDLLQVERLR; via the coding sequence ATGGCCGAGATCGCTGCAGAGACACGCACCCCGCCCACCGAAGCCAAGTGGTACGTGGTGCACGCCTACTCCGGTCACGAGGAGAAGGTTCGGGCAAACCTCCTCAAGCGCGTGGAGTCGATGGACATGTCGGACAAGATCTTCGACGTCCTCGTCCCCACCGAGGAGGTCATCGAGATCAAGGACGGGCAGCGGAGGAAGGTCGCACGGCGCATCTTCCCCGGCTACATCCTGGTCAACATGGTGATGTCCGACGAGTCCTGGTACGTGGTCCGCAACACCCCCGGGGTCACCTCGTTCGTGGGCTCGGGGAACAAGCCGGTGCCGCTCCAGGAGCACGAGATCCGGAGCATCATCAAGACCAAGGAGGCGGTGGCCCAGAAGGTCACCGTCGAGTACCAGACCGGCGAGAACGTGCGCGTCGTCGACGGGCCCTTCACCGACTTCCACGGGAAGGTGGTGGAGATCGACCCGTCCAAGGGCAAGCTCAAGGTGCTGGTCAACATGTTCGGGCGCGAGACGCCGGTTGAGCTCGACCTTCTCCAGGTCGAGCGCCTGCGGTAG
- the secE gene encoding preprotein translocase subunit SecE, whose translation MAKAKAATPKPPGGPRGGGAAPPKPERGGNYLREVYLELRKVSWPSRGELIRMTQVVIATVIIFAGIIGFADFLLSLAVKQLYVTHAVGK comes from the coding sequence GTGGCCAAGGCCAAGGCGGCCACCCCCAAGCCACCGGGTGGACCGCGCGGCGGAGGAGCCGCCCCGCCCAAGCCGGAGCGCGGCGGTAACTACCTCAGGGAGGTCTATCTCGAGCTGCGCAAGGTCTCGTGGCCGTCGCGCGGCGAGCTGATCCGGATGACCCAGGTGGTGATCGCCACGGTGATCATCTTCGCGGGGATCATCGGGTTCGCCGACTTCCTCCTCTCGCTCGCCGTGAAGCAGCTGTACGTAACCCACGCCGTGGGCAAGTGA
- the rpmG gene encoding 50S ribosomal protein L33 codes for MAAGKGGVMTVTLQCPTCKERNYTTQKNKRNDPDRMELRKFCSRCRTHTAHRETK; via the coding sequence ATGGCTGCGGGTAAGGGTGGCGTGATGACGGTGACCTTGCAGTGTCCAACCTGCAAGGAACGCAACTACACGACACAGAAGAACAAGAGAAACGATCCGGATCGCATGGAGCTGCGCAAGTTCTGCAGCCGGTGCCGCACCCACACGGCGCACCGGGAGACGAAGTAG
- a CDS encoding maleylpyruvate isomerase N-terminal domain-containing protein, whose product MAALTSPEVRAAFLDTAEAACAVLALPEVARRWDEPSALRLLSVRGLAGHLLRGAGTVDVYLDRPEPGGEPITAAAYYARALPEGADLSSPVHTAIRERGEEQAAEGPERVAAAAAEACARLRERLAREPEGRLVSVYQGVVIRLDEYLLTRLVELTLHIDDLCVSVGVPTPELPAAAGTAAIGTLVEVARLRHGDTAVLRALARRERDGGGALRVM is encoded by the coding sequence ATGGCCGCGCTGACATCGCCCGAGGTGCGCGCCGCGTTCCTCGACACCGCCGAGGCCGCGTGCGCCGTGCTCGCGCTGCCGGAGGTGGCCCGGCGGTGGGACGAGCCCAGCGCCCTGCGCCTGCTCTCGGTGCGGGGGCTCGCCGGCCACCTGCTCCGCGGCGCCGGCACCGTGGACGTCTACCTCGACCGCCCCGAGCCCGGCGGCGAGCCGATCACCGCCGCCGCCTACTACGCCCGCGCCCTGCCCGAGGGCGCGGACCTCTCCTCCCCGGTCCACACCGCCATCCGCGAGCGCGGCGAGGAGCAGGCGGCGGAGGGCCCGGAGCGGGTGGCGGCGGCGGCGGCCGAGGCCTGCGCACGGCTGCGCGAACGGCTGGCGCGGGAGCCCGAGGGGCGGCTGGTGAGCGTCTACCAGGGGGTGGTCATCCGCCTCGACGAGTACCTGCTGACCCGGCTCGTCGAGCTCACCCTGCACATCGACGACCTCTGCGTCAGCGTCGGCGTGCCCACCCCGGAGCTGCCCGCGGCGGCCGGGACGGCGGCGATCGGCACCCTGGTGGAGGTGGCCCGGCTGCGCCACGGCGACACCGCCGTGCTCCGCGCCCTCGCCCGCCGCGAGCGCGACGGCGGCGGCGCGCTGCGGGTCATGTAG
- a CDS encoding enoyl-CoA hydratase-related protein, which yields MTAEGLAVEDRGRLRLVWLDRPRRRNALSVAMITGLREVLEAAMTAPGLDGVVLLGRGPHFSAGVDLAAMAAAGEAEILGLITALRDLCATARRGPRLVVAAVQGGCIGGAFELAMAADLRVASAEAWFALPEVRVGMPSVIDAALLVHHVGLGRARELLLTGDRLDARRALDWGLVTVLVDDPEELVDAAAALVARVAVNDPAAVATQKALIEEWLNLGLDEAIDRSIGVLGRAFATGVPQRLCGERPGPT from the coding sequence GTGACCGCCGAGGGACTTGCCGTCGAGGATCGGGGCCGGCTGCGGCTGGTCTGGCTCGACCGCCCGCGGCGGCGCAACGCCCTGAGCGTGGCGATGATCACCGGGCTGCGCGAGGTCCTGGAGGCGGCGATGACCGCGCCGGGCCTCGACGGGGTCGTCCTGCTCGGCCGCGGCCCCCACTTCTCCGCGGGCGTCGACCTCGCCGCCATGGCGGCGGCGGGGGAGGCGGAGATCCTCGGGCTGATCACGGCGCTTCGGGACCTCTGCGCCACTGCCCGGCGCGGCCCGCGGCTGGTGGTGGCGGCGGTCCAGGGCGGCTGCATCGGCGGCGCCTTCGAGCTCGCGATGGCCGCCGACCTGCGGGTCGCCAGCGCGGAGGCCTGGTTCGCCCTCCCCGAGGTGCGGGTGGGGATGCCCTCGGTGATCGACGCCGCCCTCCTCGTCCACCACGTCGGCCTCGGCCGCGCCCGCGAGCTGCTGCTCACCGGCGACCGCCTCGACGCCCGCCGCGCCCTCGACTGGGGGCTGGTGACGGTGCTCGTCGACGACCCCGAGGAGCTGGTCGACGCCGCCGCGGCGCTGGTCGCCCGGGTGGCGGTCAACGACCCGGCGGCGGTGGCGACGCAGAAGGCGCTGATCGAGGAGTGGCTCAACCTCGGCCTCGACGAGGCGATCGATCGCAGCATCGGGGTGCTGGGACGCGCCTTCGCCACCGGGGTGCCGCAGCGCCTCTGTGGAGAGCGGCCGGGTCCTACATGA
- a CDS encoding LLM class flavin-dependent oxidoreductase codes for MRSTPTTGTPAASGDLSRSLAGFGLMLPTFDPYRQGGWPLLEAAERAEELGFDSGWAGDHLQYHAPVLEPFAALAAAAARTRTLRLGFGVMLLALRSPVWVAKQLATLDALAPGRIVLGVGAGGENPAEFEAAGVPLRERGRRVDEALEIVGRLLEGGPVVHPGPLLPLRSPGLEPVPGRRLPLVVGGRSEAAQARAARVADAWLAVWLSPERVAAGRERIAGLAAAAGRPAPQTLLMVFVNVAGDRARARAEVDALTRGQYGLPLERLERWCLIGDAATVAEGLAAHRAAGVDGFVLHPAGPDPLAQLEPLAAVRSLLP; via the coding sequence GTGAGATCCACCCCCACGACCGGCACCCCGGCAGCGTCCGGCGACCTCTCCCGCAGCCTCGCCGGCTTCGGCCTGATGCTGCCCACGTTCGACCCCTACCGCCAGGGTGGCTGGCCGCTGCTCGAGGCGGCGGAGCGCGCCGAGGAGCTCGGCTTCGACTCCGGCTGGGCCGGCGACCACCTCCAGTACCACGCCCCGGTGCTCGAGCCCTTCGCCGCGCTCGCCGCCGCCGCCGCCCGCACCCGCACGCTGCGGCTCGGCTTCGGGGTGATGCTGCTGGCGTTGCGCTCGCCGGTGTGGGTGGCCAAGCAGCTCGCCACCCTCGACGCCCTCGCCCCCGGGCGGATCGTCCTCGGTGTCGGCGCCGGCGGCGAGAACCCGGCCGAGTTCGAGGCCGCCGGGGTGCCGCTGCGGGAGCGCGGCCGGCGCGTCGACGAGGCCCTGGAGATCGTCGGCAGGCTGCTCGAGGGCGGCCCCGTCGTCCACCCCGGCCCCCTGCTCCCGCTGCGCAGCCCTGGGCTCGAGCCGGTGCCCGGGCGGCGGCTGCCGCTGGTGGTCGGCGGCCGCTCCGAGGCCGCCCAGGCACGGGCGGCGCGGGTGGCCGACGCCTGGCTGGCGGTCTGGCTCAGCCCCGAGCGGGTGGCCGCGGGCCGGGAGCGGATCGCCGGGCTCGCCGCCGCCGCCGGCCGGCCCGCCCCCCAGACGCTGCTGATGGTCTTCGTCAACGTCGCCGGCGACCGCGCTCGGGCCCGGGCCGAGGTCGACGCCCTCACCCGCGGCCAGTACGGGCTGCCGCTGGAGCGGCTGGAGCGCTGGTGCCTGATCGGTGACGCCGCCACCGTCGCCGAGGGCCTCGCCGCCCATCGCGCCGCCGGGGTCGACGGCTTCGTCCTCCATCCCGCCGGCCCCGACCCCCTCGCCCAGCTCGAGCCGCTGGCGGCGGTGCGGAGCCTGCTGCCGTGA
- a CDS encoding MBL fold metallo-hydrolase: MLVGDLRIDPVADGMARVAPSEAYAGTGDDAWAPHREFLAGDGMLELELGGFLVRGGGHTVLVDCGLGPLSRGGFEGGRLLDSLAALGVAAADVTDLVFTHLHFDHVGWATQKGAVVFVNAVPRCDRRDWAHFVTGPDGGAARKLTPLADRVAFWEAGSTVLPGIDVLHAPGHTPGSSIVVVSSGTERALLLGDVVHCPVELVDDEWAGMGDVDPALAQRTRAALIREIEGGDVPVAAAHFPGLRFGRLLRGEGRRRWQF; this comes from the coding sequence ATGCTCGTCGGCGACCTGCGCATCGACCCGGTCGCCGACGGGATGGCGCGGGTGGCGCCGTCGGAGGCCTACGCCGGCACCGGCGACGACGCCTGGGCGCCGCACCGCGAGTTCCTCGCCGGCGACGGCATGCTGGAGCTCGAGCTCGGCGGCTTCCTCGTCCGCGGCGGCGGCCACACCGTCCTCGTCGACTGCGGGCTGGGCCCGCTGAGCCGCGGGGGCTTCGAGGGCGGGCGGCTGCTCGACAGCCTGGCGGCGCTCGGCGTCGCCGCGGCGGACGTGACCGACCTGGTCTTCACCCACCTCCACTTCGACCACGTCGGCTGGGCCACCCAGAAGGGCGCGGTGGTCTTCGTCAACGCCGTCCCCCGCTGCGACCGGCGTGACTGGGCCCACTTCGTCACCGGCCCCGACGGCGGCGCCGCGCGCAAGCTCACCCCCCTCGCAGACCGGGTCGCCTTCTGGGAGGCGGGCTCCACCGTGCTCCCCGGCATCGACGTGCTCCACGCCCCCGGTCACACCCCGGGCAGCAGCATCGTGGTGGTCTCCTCCGGCACCGAGCGCGCGCTGCTGCTCGGCGACGTGGTGCACTGCCCGGTCGAGCTCGTCGACGACGAGTGGGCGGGGATGGGCGACGTCGACCCCGCGCTGGCGCAGCGCACCCGCGCCGCGCTGATCCGCGAGATCGAGGGCGGGGACGTGCCGGTGGCGGCGGCCCACTTCCCCGGGCTGCGCTTCGGCCGCCTGCTCCGCGGCGAGGGCCGGCGGCGCTGGCAGTTCTAG
- a CDS encoding zinc-ribbon domain containing protein — translation MSVDQTLKCRECGIDFVWTAGEQEFYASRGLTNPPSRCPDCRAARKAASGSAGGGMNRGGGGGGGGGFRPAREMHEVVCAGCGGIAKVPFLPRGDRPVYCSDCFRGGTR, via the coding sequence GTGTCGGTCGATCAGACGCTCAAGTGCCGCGAGTGCGGCATCGATTTCGTGTGGACTGCGGGCGAGCAGGAGTTCTACGCCTCCCGCGGTCTCACCAACCCCCCCTCCCGCTGTCCCGACTGCCGGGCCGCACGGAAGGCCGCCTCGGGCTCGGCGGGCGGCGGCATGAACCGCGGCGGTGGTGGCGGCGGCGGCGGCGGTTTCCGCCCCGCGCGTGAGATGCACGAGGTGGTGTGCGCCGGCTGCGGAGGGATCGCCAAGGTGCCGTTCCTGCCCCGCGGCGACCGTCCCGTGTACTGCTCGGACTGCTTCCGTGGGGGCACCCGCTGA
- a CDS encoding ParB/RepB/Spo0J family partition protein yields MPEPERDQDATAAPAIDEVEVDRIRGRGWRDHADGGDPAYRMLLASVRSRGVLVPLVVRAHSEGGYQLVSGARRLQAAREAGRATVPVMVRALGDVEALVGGAWAALTRSGISPDEAERLRGQLVAAGVTDDDAELLAESLPRAGAEVELTGRPRTEREGPAPAWAWGAAAGDAEQPRRGRLRLSRRSGR; encoded by the coding sequence ATGCCCGAGCCCGAGCGCGACCAGGACGCCACCGCGGCGCCGGCGATCGACGAGGTCGAGGTCGACCGCATCCGCGGCCGCGGATGGCGCGACCATGCCGACGGCGGTGACCCCGCCTACCGGATGCTCCTCGCCAGCGTGCGCAGCCGGGGCGTGCTCGTCCCGCTGGTGGTGCGCGCCCATTCCGAGGGCGGCTACCAGCTGGTGAGCGGGGCCCGGCGGCTGCAGGCGGCGCGCGAGGCGGGCCGCGCCACGGTGCCGGTGATGGTGCGCGCGCTCGGCGACGTCGAGGCCCTGGTCGGCGGCGCCTGGGCGGCGCTCACCCGATCGGGGATCAGCCCCGACGAGGCGGAGCGGCTCCGCGGGCAGCTGGTCGCCGCCGGGGTGACCGACGACGACGCCGAGCTGCTCGCCGAGTCGCTGCCCCGCGCCGGCGCCGAGGTCGAGCTGACCGGGCGGCCTCGCACCGAGCGCGAGGGCCCGGCGCCGGCGTGGGCCTGGGGCGCGGCGGCGGGCGACGCCGAGCAGCCCCGCCGCGGCCGGCTGCGCCTCTCGCGACGCTCCGGCCGCTAG
- a CDS encoding uroporphyrinogen-III synthase has protein sequence MEPHLDGRVVALMQTRHAAELAALVERHGGVPVAAPCLREAAVEDVAPLAAALREVAGAPLDLAIFQTGVGTDRLLAAATAAGLVEAVLERLAAAVVLARGPKPLAVLLRNHVRVDRRTPEPHTTAEVVDLVEDDLGGRRVMLQHYGSPNADLAALLRGRGAELVEISTYQWRLPHDTGPIRSFLVRLEAGELDLTVFTSASQVDNLFHVAEVEGVDDRLAGWLASNTEVAAVGPVCAAALRARGVPVRIEPVRPKMVPLVRALCEHVAAARAAGPR, from the coding sequence ATGGAGCCGCACCTCGACGGACGCGTCGTCGCGCTGATGCAGACCCGCCACGCCGCCGAGCTGGCGGCTCTGGTGGAACGCCACGGCGGCGTCCCCGTCGCCGCGCCCTGTCTGCGCGAGGCGGCGGTCGAGGACGTGGCCCCGCTGGCTGCGGCCCTCCGGGAGGTGGCGGGTGCGCCCCTCGACCTGGCGATCTTCCAGACCGGGGTGGGCACCGACCGGCTGCTGGCCGCCGCCACCGCGGCCGGCCTCGTCGAGGCCGTGCTCGAGCGCCTCGCCGCCGCGGTGGTGCTGGCCCGCGGCCCCAAGCCGCTGGCGGTGCTGCTGCGGAACCACGTCCGCGTCGACCGCCGCACCCCCGAGCCCCACACCACCGCCGAGGTGGTCGACCTGGTCGAGGACGACCTGGGCGGCCGGCGGGTGATGCTCCAGCACTACGGCTCGCCCAACGCCGACCTCGCCGCGCTGCTCCGCGGGCGCGGCGCCGAGCTGGTGGAGATCAGCACCTACCAGTGGCGCCTGCCCCACGACACCGGACCGATCCGCAGCTTCCTGGTGCGCCTCGAGGCCGGCGAGCTCGACCTCACCGTGTTCACCAGCGCCTCGCAGGTCGACAACCTCTTCCACGTCGCCGAGGTCGAGGGCGTCGACGACCGGCTCGCCGGCTGGCTGGCGTCGAACACCGAGGTGGCCGCGGTCGGCCCGGTGTGCGCCGCCGCACTGCGGGCCCGCGGCGTGCCGGTGCGCATCGAGCCGGTGCGTCCGAAGATGGTGCCGCTGGTGCGCGCCCTGTGCGAGCATGTCGCCGCCGCACGCGCCGCCGGTCCCCGGTAG
- a CDS encoding YIP1 family protein → MLIGDVAGMAVRPWRRAPLLAGGRPLAAAVALVVGTGLVSLGLSLAAIAVEPGNSGQRAADVGASLTLPLLFVGFWLIDALVVDAVAQLMGRPSRRRLYLAVSAYAWPVLAVFGMVRLLQAGVDRAAGAPASTGGIVLGFLNYALLAWFLVLITTAVQAVYELPAQSALTAALSPLAVVAVMIMALVVVGTLLHAVGVG, encoded by the coding sequence GTGCTGATCGGTGACGTCGCCGGGATGGCGGTGCGTCCCTGGCGGCGGGCGCCGCTGCTCGCCGGGGGCAGGCCGCTGGCGGCCGCGGTGGCGCTGGTGGTGGGCACCGGGCTGGTGTCCCTGGGCCTCTCGCTCGCCGCGATCGCGGTCGAGCCGGGGAACTCCGGCCAGCGCGCCGCCGACGTCGGCGCGTCGCTGACGCTGCCCCTGCTCTTCGTCGGCTTCTGGCTCATCGACGCCCTGGTGGTCGACGCCGTCGCCCAGCTGATGGGCCGGCCGTCGCGGCGGCGTCTCTATCTCGCGGTGAGCGCCTACGCCTGGCCGGTGCTCGCCGTCTTCGGGATGGTGCGCCTGCTCCAGGCCGGCGTCGACCGTGCCGCGGGAGCGCCCGCGAGCACCGGCGGGATCGTCCTCGGCTTCCTCAACTACGCGCTGCTGGCCTGGTTCCTGGTGCTGATCACCACCGCGGTGCAGGCGGTGTACGAGCTGCCCGCGCAGAGCGCCCTGACCGCGGCGCTGTCGCCGCTCGCGGTGGTGGCGGTGATGATCATGGCGCTGGTCGTCGTCGGCACCCTGCTCCACGCCGTCGGGGTGGGCTGA